GGGTGTACTCGAGCGGCATGCAGGTTCGGCTGGCCTTTAGCGTGGCCACGGCCGTCCGACCCGATATCCTCATCGTGGACGAGGCCCTGTCTGTGGGGGATGCCTATTTTCGGCACAAAAGTTTCGACCGGATCCGCGAGTTCCGGAAATTAGGCACCACGCTGCTCTTCGTTTCCCACGACCGTAATGCCATTGTGAGCATTTGCGACCGTGTCCTTCTCCTGAACCGGGGGCGTCTGGTCATGCAGGGCGAGCCCGAGGCAGTAATGGATTATTATAATGCTATGCTGGCATGTCACCAAAAACAGATGGTTAAGCAGATTGTAACTGAAAGTGGCAAGACACAGACTGTTTCTGGCACTGGTGAGGCGACAGTAAGCTATATTCGCTTGCTAGATGAAAGTGGAACACCTCTTGAAGTTGTTCATGTGGGCCAGTTGGTTTGCTTGCGCATTGTTGTTCAAATCAATTCATTCATAGAGCGGCTCGTGCTTGGTTACGCCATAAAAGATCGTTTAGGTCAGGTCATTTATGGCACCAATACACACCTAAAAAATCAGCCGCTCTTCAATGTTGTTGCTGGTGAACGTTATCAGTATGACATTACATTTCGTGCCACCTTAGGACCTGGTACTTATTCCATTCAAACAGCACTTTGCAGTTCAGATACCCATCTCGTAAATAATTATGAATGGCGTGATCTAGCACTGGTATTTGAGGTCGTCAATGTTAACAACGCACATTTTGCAGGATGTGCATGGATTGATCCTGATATCGGAATAACACCGCTATGACTATCATTTCTTACGCTCAAAATTTTGAAGACGTTATGCTTTGGCGTGCGCTCAAGCATGTTAGCCATGGTTTTTATATAGACGTCGGCGCTTGGTCGCCGGACATAGAGTCTGTCACGAAAGTCTTCTATGAACGGGGTTGGCGTGGTATTAACATTGAACCAAACCCTGTTTACCATCAAATGCTTCTGGAAAAAAGACCTAGGGATATCAATCTCAAAATTGCCATAAGCGACAAACCTGGTTTATTGGAAATGACTTTTGTTGAGAACTCAGGCCTTTCTACACTGTCCAAGAAACTTTCCAACATCTACAAAGAAGCCGGATGGAGTGTAAAAAATCAGCTCGTACAAGTGAAAACTTTATGTCAAGTTTGGGAAGATTACATCACTGACGGGCAAGAAGTCCAATTCTTGAAGATTGATATTGAAGGACTGGAAGAGTTAGCTATCAGGGGTAATGATTGGACAAAAAATCGTCCATGGATCGTTGTGGTGGAAGCAATGGAGCCTATGTCGCAAGTAGAGTCCCATCACGTTTGGGAACCTATATTGCTTCAAGCAGATTATATTTTTGCTTATGCAGATGGGTTGAATCGTTTTTACGTAGCTAAAGAACGTGCTGATTTGCTGCCAACCTTTGCTTATCCGCCTAATGTCTTTGACGGATTTGTATTGGTGTCTCAAAAACAGGCTGAGGCCCGGGCCCAGCAGGCGGAAGCACGCGCCGCTCAAGCACAAGCCCGAGAGGCCGAAGCAAAAAGCCAAATGCAGCAGGCTATACAGCGTGCGCTCCACGCAGAGGAGCGTGCCGAAGAGGTCATGAAGCTTTACAAGGATATTATTAACAGCAAATCATGGAGGATTACAAAACCTTTGAGATATGCCGGCATGTTTGCAAACCGCCTTCTAATAGGTACCTACGCTTGGCTTACATTTTCTCCCACAAGCATACCTAGAAGAGTGTTGGAACAAACGCTGACCAAGGCAAAACACTACATCAATGCCCGCCCAAGACTTAAAATGCATGTAATAAAGGTTTTAGAACATTTTCCAAAGCTTAGTGATAAGCTGCAAAGGTTAGAATATAGCGCATTTCCATCTACTTCTCTGCACACTTTAGGATTCAGCCTTAAAGATTCCATGGACAGCAGTCGTGATTTACAATTGTCTTGCCTTTCTTCGCGAGCCCAACACATTTATATGGACCTAAAAAAAGCAATCGAACGC
Above is a genomic segment from Desulfosoma sp. containing:
- a CDS encoding ABC transporter ATP-binding protein — its product is MAVLRVNNISKAYKRYHKKSGRLLEWLGLGTHHERIWVLRDINFVVHSGEAVGIIGVNGAGKSTLLKIIAGTVQPTSGSVQIHGRVSALLELGMGFHPDFTGRQNVYMAGQLLGLRVEEIRELMPRIEAFAEIGDYMDQPFRVYSSGMQVRLAFSVATAVRPDILIVDEALSVGDAYFRHKSFDRIREFRKLGTTLLFVSHDRNAIVSICDRVLLLNRGRLVMQGEPEAVMDYYNAMLACHQKQMVKQIVTESGKTQTVSGTGEATVSYIRLLDESGTPLEVVHVGQLVCLRIVVQINSFIERLVLGYAIKDRLGQVIYGTNTHLKNQPLFNVVAGERYQYDITFRATLGPGTYSIQTALCSSDTHLVNNYEWRDLALVFEVVNVNNAHFAGCAWIDPDIGITPL
- a CDS encoding FkbM family methyltransferase, translating into MTIISYAQNFEDVMLWRALKHVSHGFYIDVGAWSPDIESVTKVFYERGWRGINIEPNPVYHQMLLEKRPRDINLKIAISDKPGLLEMTFVENSGLSTLSKKLSNIYKEAGWSVKNQLVQVKTLCQVWEDYITDGQEVQFLKIDIEGLEELAIRGNDWTKNRPWIVVVEAMEPMSQVESHHVWEPILLQADYIFAYADGLNRFYVAKERADLLPTFAYPPNVFDGFVLVSQKQAEARAQQAEARAAQAQAREAEAKSQMQQAIQRALHAEERAEEVMKLYKDIINSKSWRITKPLRYAGMFANRLLIGTYAWLTFSPTSIPRRVLEQTLTKAKHYINARPRLKMHVIKVLEHFPKLSDKLQRLEYSAFPSTSLHTLGFSLKDSMDSSRDLQLSCLSSRAQHIYMDLKKAIERTKCPK